In Pseudobdellovibrionaceae bacterium, the following proteins share a genomic window:
- a CDS encoding radical SAM protein, translating into MRNILICIPPFQDQVYLPYVAGLLESHCNTYPELKIHYNWMEPLFLPGTPEAMLGKVKGPLDQIHILGLSCYDWSWDANLEIARLVKIAHPSCLVVAGGPGVPFRDPQLFRKYPQLDVVVVEDGEIPFARILQQQLSDTPNLESVSGLIINKSGYTHATGPSQKIMEFALVSPYLDSPLMNQVAQKYGKLKWTKALWETNRGCPYKCRFCDWGSNTYSKIRQVPMERLNREMDWFCEHEVNAVFIADANFGILQRDLEITDQLIAKTRDSSVAEVYWAPTKNKAERIYEIGKKLYDANLLATIVVSIQSTNPDTLEVMERMNLSTGKYLDLIKRLQKDQVSTTGVLIMGCPGESLNDYKKSIIDLLEIGFHEEIRCHMYTLLPNAPASVPEYVAKHEIQSKLRSVTTQRCLRSVGTRPFAGRARVITSHSQMSEGEWMEMVLYSTMIMAHHNFALTRFLAIYFHSTGKMGYREFYDRLYDHYSSSSGLMNQQFDFLRNHFKTFLAKPDALYVLDPKLDDFLYEPEEWWFIQAAVNYEEFSHELQEFAFHHLNPAENDPELLQDLLNYQREICISPDYDRRKGKTFPSLYDWPLFFAPLLHSQPATPPQRGRFLIRIGDQKNSFGMYRKDLDWAELREATSEERLARFALQTVSPCYIRHASTYFTDVDSEII; encoded by the coding sequence GTGCGGAATATTTTGATTTGCATTCCCCCGTTTCAAGATCAGGTTTACCTCCCCTATGTGGCTGGCCTGCTGGAGTCTCACTGCAATACCTACCCTGAACTAAAGATTCACTACAACTGGATGGAGCCCTTGTTTTTACCCGGGACTCCAGAAGCAATGCTCGGAAAGGTCAAGGGTCCGCTGGATCAAATTCACATTCTGGGACTGAGCTGTTATGACTGGAGCTGGGACGCAAATTTGGAAATCGCCCGCCTTGTCAAGATCGCTCATCCCAGCTGTCTGGTTGTCGCCGGTGGCCCCGGAGTTCCGTTTCGCGATCCCCAATTGTTTCGCAAATACCCTCAGCTGGATGTTGTCGTCGTCGAGGACGGCGAAATTCCTTTTGCCCGGATTCTCCAACAGCAGCTAAGTGACACTCCGAACCTGGAGAGTGTTTCCGGCCTGATCATCAACAAGTCTGGGTACACCCACGCCACCGGACCTTCGCAGAAGATCATGGAGTTTGCCCTGGTGAGCCCCTATCTTGACTCACCTCTTATGAATCAGGTGGCTCAGAAGTATGGCAAACTGAAATGGACCAAAGCCCTTTGGGAAACCAACCGGGGCTGTCCCTACAAGTGCCGGTTTTGCGATTGGGGCTCCAACACCTACTCAAAAATCCGCCAGGTCCCAATGGAACGCCTGAATCGCGAAATGGACTGGTTCTGCGAGCATGAGGTTAATGCTGTATTTATCGCCGATGCCAACTTCGGCATTCTACAAAGAGACCTGGAGATCACCGATCAGTTGATCGCTAAGACCCGCGACAGTAGCGTTGCCGAGGTTTACTGGGCGCCGACCAAAAACAAGGCTGAGCGGATATATGAGATTGGCAAGAAGCTCTACGACGCCAATTTGCTGGCCACCATCGTGGTCAGCATACAATCCACAAATCCCGACACTCTGGAAGTGATGGAGCGCATGAATCTCAGTACGGGAAAATACCTGGATCTCATCAAACGACTCCAAAAGGATCAAGTCTCGACAACTGGTGTTCTGATTATGGGCTGCCCAGGGGAATCTCTGAATGATTACAAAAAGTCCATCATTGACCTCCTCGAAATTGGTTTTCACGAGGAAATCCGTTGCCACATGTACACTCTTCTCCCCAACGCGCCAGCATCAGTCCCAGAGTATGTGGCAAAACATGAAATCCAGTCCAAATTGAGATCGGTGACGACTCAACGCTGTCTCCGAAGCGTTGGAACTCGCCCATTTGCGGGAAGGGCTCGGGTCATTACCAGCCACAGTCAGATGAGCGAAGGCGAATGGATGGAAATGGTACTTTATTCGACAATGATAATGGCCCACCACAACTTTGCCCTCACCCGCTTTCTCGCTATTTATTTCCATTCCACAGGGAAAATGGGCTACAGGGAGTTTTATGATAGGCTCTACGACCATTATTCATCCAGTTCAGGACTGATGAATCAGCAGTTTGATTTCCTCCGCAACCACTTTAAAACCTTTCTTGCCAAGCCAGACGCGCTTTACGTTCTCGACCCGAAGTTGGATGATTTTTTGTATGAACCAGAGGAGTGGTGGTTTATCCAGGCAGCCGTTAATTATGAGGAGTTCAGCCATGAGTTACAGGAATTTGCTTTCCATCACCTGAACCCAGCGGAAAACGACCCGGAGCTCCTACAGGATTTACTCAACTACCAAAGGGAGATCTGCATATCTCCAGACTACGACCGCAGAAAGGGCAAGACCTTCCCTTCTCTCTATGACTGGCCTCTTTTTTTCGCTCCACTGCTTCACTCTCAACCGGCAACTCCTCCGCAAAGAGGACGATTTCTCATCCGCATTGGCGACCAAAAAAACAGCTTCGGCATGTACCGCAAGGATTTGGATTGGGCTGAGTTAAGGGAGGCCACAAGCGAGGAACGGCTGGCGCGATTTGCTTTGCAAACAGTGTCCCCTTGCTACATTCGCCATGCGTCCACTTACTTTACCGATGTTGACTCCGAAATAATTTAA
- a CDS encoding TauD/TfdA family dioxygenase yields the protein MIERLSNIGLEFKCQLAPDQDDLIREIGYSAATHKFVLLRQQTHLTAGRFVDITKKFGLHAPQDTWANHKEHPEIFRVTNKVIDGEHMGWFGDRELLWHSNGVLHSDPEDCVAIWCVDPAQGTGGDTWFNDNQLAYEDLPDSFRRELEQLHCIYRPFAEIHGNQGFYNFDDFEAKEFEKMANRIRPGEETGQKANWIDQWQTTDGIVKKLVVDHPVTGEKGLYFPFTMIASFKELSQAEGKKVFDRLVEHVIQDKYVYKHKWSKGDLVFSDQVHSIHKRTPFTGIREVFRTTFWYNLNAPQKQQARASLDAHLN from the coding sequence GTGATTGAGCGTCTCAGTAACATAGGTCTGGAATTTAAATGTCAGTTAGCTCCAGATCAGGACGATTTGATCCGCGAAATCGGCTATTCCGCGGCCACTCACAAGTTTGTGCTCCTGCGCCAACAAACACATCTCACGGCAGGTCGCTTTGTGGACATTACCAAGAAGTTTGGCCTGCACGCCCCTCAGGACACCTGGGCCAACCACAAGGAGCATCCTGAGATTTTCCGCGTCACCAACAAGGTCATTGATGGTGAACACATGGGCTGGTTCGGGGACCGGGAGCTACTGTGGCACTCCAATGGAGTCCTCCACTCCGACCCTGAGGACTGTGTGGCCATTTGGTGTGTTGACCCTGCCCAAGGAACCGGCGGCGACACCTGGTTTAATGACAATCAGCTGGCCTACGAGGATCTTCCTGATTCCTTCCGACGCGAATTGGAGCAACTTCACTGCATCTACCGCCCCTTCGCTGAGATTCATGGCAATCAAGGATTTTACAACTTCGACGATTTTGAGGCCAAGGAATTTGAGAAGATGGCCAATCGGATCCGCCCGGGAGAGGAAACGGGGCAGAAGGCCAACTGGATAGATCAATGGCAAACCACTGACGGGATTGTAAAGAAGCTTGTTGTGGATCACCCCGTCACCGGCGAAAAAGGCCTTTATTTCCCTTTTACCATGATTGCCTCATTCAAAGAACTCAGTCAGGCCGAAGGCAAAAAGGTCTTTGATCGCCTGGTGGAGCACGTGATTCAGGACAAGTATGTCTACAAGCACAAGTGGTCTAAGGGTGATTTGGTGTTTTCGGATCAAGTGCACAGCATTCACAAGAGGACGCCTTTCACAGGTATTCGCGAGGTCTTTCGCACCACTTTTTGGTACAATCTGAATGCGCCTCAAAAACAACAGGCTCGAGCATCCCTCGATGCCCATTTAAATTGA